The proteins below come from a single Streptomyces sp. MRC013 genomic window:
- a CDS encoding permease prefix domain 1-containing protein: protein MSAGADAGTSTGTAASGGRRPDPLDAYVAALSDSLQGPGRAKSRLVAEVRDGLDDAVSAHTRAGVPYERAAELAVRDFGSPDRLAPAFQHELSIAQARHTARAAAFTVPLAVACWLLLRTAGHDGAAWRLPQGTSALTAHLVVVAAVASVLSATTLAATGRLARWLPVPHRLPLAVAWTGTAASVTMAVTALVLVTLSAVVTDWPLAVAAGALAAAAHAVVASSARTCRRCARLPVN from the coding sequence GTGAGCGCCGGTGCGGACGCCGGGACGAGCACCGGCACCGCGGCGTCCGGCGGGCGGCGCCCCGACCCCCTCGACGCGTACGTGGCGGCCCTCTCGGACTCCCTGCAGGGGCCGGGCCGGGCCAAGTCCCGCCTCGTCGCCGAGGTACGGGACGGCCTGGACGACGCGGTCTCGGCGCACACCCGCGCGGGCGTCCCCTACGAGCGCGCCGCGGAGCTGGCGGTGCGCGACTTCGGCTCGCCCGACCGCCTGGCGCCCGCGTTCCAGCACGAACTGTCCATCGCCCAGGCCCGGCACACCGCCCGCGCCGCCGCGTTCACCGTGCCGCTCGCCGTCGCCTGCTGGCTGCTGCTGCGGACGGCCGGCCACGACGGCGCCGCCTGGCGGCTTCCCCAGGGCACCTCGGCGCTGACGGCGCACCTGGTCGTCGTGGCCGCCGTGGCGTCGGTCCTCTCCGCGACGACGCTCGCCGCGACCGGGCGGCTCGCCCGCTGGCTGCCCGTCCCGCACCGGCTGCCCCTCGCGGTCGCCTGGACGGGCACGGCGGCGAGCGTCACCATGGCCGTCACCGCGCTCGTCCTGGTCACCCTCTCCGCCGTCGTCACCGACTGGCCGCTGGCGGTGGCCGCCGGCGCGCTCGCCGCGGCGGCGCACGCCGTGGTGGCCTCCTCGGCCCGCACGTGCCGGCGGTGCGCCCGCCTGCCGGTGAACTGA